A region of Plantactinospora sp. BC1 DNA encodes the following proteins:
- a CDS encoding MaoC family dehydratase — protein sequence MRTFASLTELAGAVGEQLGPGPWHRIEQDRVNAFADATGDHQWIHVDPERAATGPYGTTVAHGFLTLSLLPVLVGQLYRVERIRLAINYGLNRVRFPAPLRTGDAVRAGAELLQVDPVAGGGAQVVLRVTVEPERGGKPCCVAETVTRLYAEEELGAP from the coding sequence ATGAGGACCTTCGCCTCCCTCACCGAACTCGCCGGAGCGGTCGGCGAGCAGCTCGGACCCGGCCCGTGGCACCGGATCGAGCAGGACCGGGTGAACGCGTTCGCCGACGCCACCGGGGACCACCAGTGGATCCACGTCGACCCGGAGCGGGCGGCCACCGGCCCGTACGGGACGACGGTGGCGCACGGCTTCCTCACCCTCTCCCTGCTGCCGGTGCTGGTCGGTCAGCTCTACCGGGTCGAGCGGATCCGGCTGGCGATCAACTACGGGCTGAACCGGGTGCGTTTCCCCGCGCCGCTGCGTACCGGGGACGCGGTTCGGGCCGGCGCGGAACTGCTCCAGGTGGATCCGGTCGCCGGTGGCGGGGCGCAGGTGGTCCTCCGGGTCACCGTCGAGCCGGAGCGGGGCGGCAAGCCCTGCTGCGTCGCCGAGACCGTCACCCGGCTCTACGCCGAGGAGGAGCTGGGCGCGCCCTAG